In Glycine max cultivar Williams 82 chromosome 10, Glycine_max_v4.0, whole genome shotgun sequence, the DNA window GTATTACACGGTATGAAGTCTTGAATCTTTTGGTCTTTCCTTcccatcaattaattaaaaatcaaaactactagtatttttaatacaattttaaattgtaattcaaatatatatatatgtatagtgAACAGTCATGCGCAATGCGCACCATGCTGACAATATTAACTCGAAGACGGTTTGGCCTCTCACACCCTTTTCCCGCCTTTTAGTTTTCGGGTTTTGTTTCCATTTCTCGTTGCAGTAAATCAAATTCACACTCCTCATTTACTCGCTCCACAGAAGAGTGAGTTACTCCGTAAGTGTGTTTCCTCCTTCGCGCAAATCTCTATTCACACTGCAGCCTGTTTCTACGTGCCGATTCCCAATTCTTCAATTCCTCTCTCTCGGGTTTCTGCTCAGGTAATCGATTTGCGAGTTCCGATTCTTAGTTTGCTTCGGGTTAATTTTGGAATTTCCTTTCCATTTCCCTGTTCGCGTTGTTAGTCCCTTTGAACGCGATATGCATGCTTTTTCTTCTCGATTTGCGATGTTTTATTTGCACTCTGTTTGGCTGTTGAGATGATAAGGAGCTTCCGAAACTGAtggtttcttttgtattttgCGTTTTGCTGACTTGAACAGAGGCTTCAGGAGCAATTGAACCGAGTTTTGTGTGGATTTGTTCTATTaaactttatttgattttttttgttacttttttttcagGTTAGTTAATCACGTCCATGCTTAGCGGGGATTACAACTGAAAATGGATGCTGAAGCGCGTCAAATTTTGCATGATGTAAGTGGCTGCAAACTTGATTTGGCGACTTTTCTGATCTGACTTAGTTTGGTCACTACTTACCTAATTTATTTATGCTCCTTCGTTAATTCATTTATAACAATATGAAACACTGGGTAATTGATTCGTTAGGTTTTGTTTTGTTGATCACTGCGGAATTTGTCCTGTTAGTTAGTTTGTGCTTTTCCTTTGTTCTGACTTCTGACTAGTTAAgacctttaattaatttaactagtgatattaaatttattattaatttgtgcttgtaatttttattattatgattctGGTTTCTTAATCTCTTCctatttaactaattaatttatctCCACTTACggatattttttgtaaaaaacgcTATTAACAAAATTGGAAGAGATTTGTTAAAAACGATGAAGAAAAGCTTCCCAATAATCGTTACAAAAAGCACCCGATAATAAGAAATAATCTGTTGTCCATTACTTTCCAATGCCCTTCTCACTGTTATTGCTGGCTACGaccaattataattttagtttcagTGTTTCTATTATTGAGGGACAAAAAGTTAAGATATTCATGGATTTGAACTATGTATTCAGGAGCGAACGAGTGGTTGTAGGAGTTTTGGCAGCAATATCCATCCCTCTAGCCAGACAAGGAAAATTTCTGTAGGAGTTATGGCAGATTCAATTGGTAGCACAAGAAATGGAGCCATGAAAGGTGACGGGGCTGTCGCGCCAAATACAGAAAGGGTAACCTCTAAAGTGGGAAATTATCCTGGAGAAAAAAGTCAAGTTGAAGGAGTGACACCTTCCTTTAATATAGAGCAAACTGGAGGTCCACAAGAGGTGAAGTGTTCTTGGATCTCTAAATCCTTTTACCAAAGAACACCTACTTCTGAGGCCATTTTGCAAGCCAACCAAGCCTCTACTTTACTAGTCTCTCCTGGTGGCCGGGATGAGCCTAATGGGATAGAGTCTGCAGCTGGGAAACATAAGGTTCAGTTTTTCTCACATCAGACTTCTGTTTTTGCTTCTAATAATTACAAGAAGTTTGATGCGGACACTGCCAGAATGAAGGGAAGGAAGGGCGGGACCactgaaaaggaaaaggaatttACATTTAGCACTGCACTGCAAGTCTTCATGTCTGACAAAACCGACCCAGAAGACAAAATAAATAGAACAGAAAACAGAACTGAGAATTTGAGGATGAAACTTTGCCAAATATTGGGGACCACTTCTTCCCCTAAGAGTTGCCATTCAGGTTCTCATGCTCGTAACACGGATGAGGAATGTTTACCACTTGAGCAGCGTTTGTACCAGAAGGAAAATAAATCCACTAAGACCATACAAAATTCGGATACTATAGAAACTGATTCAGAAAATCCTGATTGTACTCCTCAGAGGCCAATAACTCGTTCTTTGAGCAGAAAGAGAACGTCTTCCAAAAAGCAACTGGGAAAAGATAAAAGTGGCCCATCTTCAAAAAACACAGAGAAGCATGGAGAGAAAACTATATTCtcttttgaagaaaaatggACTGGAAGGCAAGATGCTTTTCCAAATGATGGTTCCTTGAAGAAAAAGAGTCAAAGAAAGAATTCCAAAATTGGGAAAAATAAGATCTGCTTAACTGAAAATGACACCATAGATAAACTTCATCAAGACACTTCGAAGACTGATCTACCATTGCATGACAGGACAACATTTTCACTTGGGAAGGTAGCTGGGGGATATAGCTCACCTGAATATCAGACAAAATGCCCTCAGACAGAGAACATAaaccaagaaaaagaattttacCAGCTACCAATAGTAAATACAGATCAGCATGGAGAACTTGAGGTTTCAGAAAATGGAAACCAGCAAGAATGTAGAAGTAATCCAGTTATACAAAACGCTGCTGCCAAGTCACAAGACGATTTTCCAAGTCCTACTTTTCAACCTAAGTCacctattttaagtttttttcctGACTCAACACCGAAAACAGGCCAAAAGGAAGATGATGTTAATAGTCCAGCATCAACTGAAAGGACATTTTCTCTGGGAAGCATTCATACCCAGGCTTCAGAGCCAGACTTCAATGGGCTAGGAGAACAAATGCAACTTTCTGTATCCTTATCACACCAAAGGTCTCAAGTTGATAATTTTGAGTGTTTTGGCCCTGAACTGGAAATGTTGCATTTCTGTCTTTTGCCATTCCTTATTAGATTTCAGGATATGGAAGAGCTCAAGTCTTTTATTCCCAGAAAAGACAAATCTTCTGACACAGAGAAAAAAGAGCAGGGAGGTGGTTCATCTGATCCATCATCTGAAGAGCACAACTTTCAAGGATATCATGAAGGTTTGCCTGTAATTAAATAAGGATATAATTGATAATGGTTTTGAGGAATGAAATACATGCCATTGCACTTGATACaccatgaataattaaaattcatcacATATAATTGTTAGTAGTATGTAACATTGCATGCCCTCTAAAATCCCTATGTGTTAGTTATTTGATGCATTAGTTGCTTTTACTTCAGTTGCACAAACTGTGTTACCGTTATCTGATATTCTGTAGTTTTCCTTCCTTGTACACCATTGTGTCCTTTTAAAGCAGAGCCATTTTCTTAGTTATATCTAAACTCTGTAAGTGTAGGTTCAAAAGTTAGACATGCTTCCGAGAGGAAAAGTTTTGCTCTTCATCCCATCAAAAGGCTGTGCAAGCAAGAAGGCAGTAAATTTAATAACAAGAGTCCAGCTTCAGTGTCTTCAAAAGGCAAAAATTCACTTCACACTTgatatttttatctaaatatgCTATTAAGATATATGCAATTTCTATACTATAATTTTGCACAATTGATTAGGGATAGGAGACAGTGATTGGATAGATGAAGCTTCTGAGCAGAATCAAGATGGGTTTGTAAGGTGTTTTATCTTTTCCCACGACAAATTGATTAATGAGTCCAGAACCATACAAATTACTGCTCATGTTTACACATGATTCTTGTCAATTTGATAGGGCTGTTGAACTGTTAGCCTTGGAATTGGGCAAACTTCAGAGCAAACTTAAGTCAATGACAAGTCAGAAATCCTCAGAAATTTTGAAGTCTGTTGCTGAAGAAATACATCTGCAGCTGCAGAATGTTCATTCCCAGATTCAGACAGACATGTAGGTATATTAGACTGATGAATTCTTAAGCTTCCGGTATCTTACATTTAtgtttttctgaaaaaaatctTTCAGGGGAAAGCTTACTAGTCTCggtaaatcaaagagaaaacgtctggAAACAAGATTTGAAGGTAGCAAAATTTCGATCTcaaatgtttaatatatttatgttttgatttaaCTATTGTAGCTATCGTATATGTCTGTCTTCTAGAAATAGATCTCAGGTGTTCAAATTGTTTATGTCATGTGCAAgtttttgtgtttgtctctCTTGTTAGACATTAAATAAATGGAGTCCTATAGAAACAAGTTGTGATACTCATACAATACAACAATTCATACAACACCATTTTTTGTGTCTATGTCGCTCCATCATTCTGacatataaaaaatgatgtgGGGGAGGAGAGACACAAAATATTGTTGTACAAAATGTTGTATGAATTTAAATGACATTTAATGAAGAGTGATATAGACATAAATTTTGCATATAAGCTATCATGTACATGAGAGGACCCCGGTTCCCTTTCTCCTTTTCTTATTTGCCTTTTAAATTCAATAATACATGATATTCTAATTGTTGTACTATAACAATGGTCACTACAAATCCAGAAGAAAGTTTGATTTGAAAGCAGATATTTATTGGTAAGAATATATGAGGGCAACAGTTATGATGAAAGTCCTAAAATTATTTGTCACAGAATTTAAAAAGGACAATACAAAAGGAATGGAATGGTATAGTTCTACTGAAAGCGTCCTTACACTAGATCTTGCATTTAGTAGTTCTACAAATGACTATTTATGTACATATCACCTCTGAATTTTATATTCAACGTTttcctcttattttcttttcttaatggCATTTTCTGGTAATATGATTATGTTAGTGCATGAATTTTTCCGGAGGtgttttctcttctctctttcgtACCTTTTCTAACCTTCTCTTCCTCTAACAAAAATGTAGATCAACAGAAACAGTTGAGGTTAATATACAATAGATTCAAGGAAGAGGTTAATCAGCATCTACAGGATTGCAGGAGCACTGTTGAAGATCTTGAAGCAGATCGGATAGAGATCAAGAGAACCATGGAAAAGCAAAGTATGAAAACACAGTATTTGTATTAGCTTATTTTGTGTTTAGAATAACTTATAGTTAAAATTTGATTGTAGCTTTTTTTCTAAATGCAGTTTTTCCCAACAAATTAATCTAATCCAAATATGCAAAAGATGTCTTTTGGATATAGATACgtccttttgttttttaagtacaaaatatctataaatatcaACTCAGGGGTAgtgtttaatttagttttatttgaaaaagaaagattAAATAAACGGTGTTTATGACTATTAGAGATGGAGTCATGTCAAGGGAGTAGTGCAATTCTTTCATATTTTCTCCCCCTTTAACCTTTCaaatcactagagccatgatACAGTTTGGACATATTTATGTTATCTTCtgtattatttcttttaattattttgttttaaaattttagttacaTAAAGATAGTGTCATAGTATCAGCAgcgcaagtttttttttttttaatgagaagGGTCTCAATGTATTACACAACAAAAATCATGGACAATGATGTTTTGGAAAGAAAACTCgagatatttttaaagttttctttgtaaagttttgACTGGCAACCACTTTGTGGTTAGCTTGATAAAGGATTAGAGCTTGGTAGAGCTCTTGGTTATAATCTCTtcctaaaaaaggaaaaatcacCATTTGCATTATTGGTAAGTATCATGTAGGTTGTGGCCTCATTTTGAATATATCTTGTGTTATAGGAGTAGCACATAAGAAGCTTCTGTCGCAAGTTGAAGCAGCAGTGCAGATCCAACTTGATGACGCTCAAAGGAAAATCACATTCACACAAGAGGAAAGTATTCGTTACATGTAGTTGCTATGTGCAGTACTTGGTTTTCACTCTCTTGATATGATTTTATATGAATGAGTTGGTGGTTGGTCATCAATCAATCGCTTGATTCTCGAATTACTAGTGTCCTGATACACTGAATCACACTATTGCgttaaaatatacttgaatCACGAGTAATGATATTTGTCAGCTTATAACTGGGGTGGACTGAGgtgaaaaaaggacaaaaataggaagaaaagagaaaaagatagagaGAAAATGATAGATATGATGTGTGCAatgtaaaagaaagagaaagataggAAGAAAATAATGTGAAAGTGGGATGGAAGAGAAAATAGGTGATGATAAAAATTTCCCTTGAATCGTTG includes these proteins:
- the LOC100816945 gene encoding meiosis-specific protein ASY3 gives rise to the protein MDAEARQILHDERTSGCRSFGSNIHPSSQTRKISVGVMADSIGSTRNGAMKGDGAVAPNTERVTSKVGNYPGEKSQVEGVTPSFNIEQTGGPQEVKCSWISKSFYQRTPTSEAILQANQASTLLVSPGGRDEPNGIESAAGKHKVQFFSHQTSVFASNNYKKFDADTARMKGRKGGTTEKEKEFTFSTALQVFMSDKTDPEDKINRTENRTENLRMKLCQILGTTSSPKSCHSGSHARNTDEECLPLEQRLYQKENKSTKTIQNSDTIETDSENPDCTPQRPITRSLSRKRTSSKKQLGKDKSGPSSKNTEKHGEKTIFSFEEKWTGRQDAFPNDGSLKKKSQRKNSKIGKNKICLTENDTIDKLHQDTSKTDLPLHDRTTFSLGKVAGGYSSPEYQTKCPQTENINQEKEFYQLPIVNTDQHGELEVSENGNQQECRSNPVIQNAAAKSQDDFPSPTFQPKSPILSFFPDSTPKTGQKEDDVNSPASTERTFSLGSIHTQASEPDFNGLGEQMQLSDMEELKSFIPRKDKSSDTEKKEQGGGSSDPSSEEHNFQGYHEGSKVRHASERKSFALHPIKRLCKQEGSKFNNKSPASVSSKGIGDSDWIDEASEQNQDGFVRAVELLALELGKLQSKLKSMTSQKSSEILKSVAEEIHLQLQNVHSQIQTDMGKLTSLGKSKRKRLETRFEDQQKQLRLIYNRFKEEVNQHLQDCRSTVEDLEADRIEIKRTMEKQRVAHKKLLSQVEAAVQIQLDDAQRKITFTQENARGKLLQLKQVVAMCLKEEILN